The following proteins come from a genomic window of Carassius auratus strain Wakin unplaced genomic scaffold, ASM336829v1 scaf_tig00216167, whole genome shotgun sequence:
- the LOC113097270 gene encoding uncharacterized protein LOC113097270 isoform X2 has product MDNDEDLETLGEKLYDLIYPKYTEMTAKLTGMLLELPISVVSQMLYDEALLNKALERALTALTSLDSSEPVSHTDDAASVSSDSLGEQLFDLIDLYNTGHTQKITGMLLEQKKGAVIQLLSDHSLLEEQVKIALKTLQEQGDEATDVSDSSDPGEAESIGMLLEMDSETLKQILSDRSMLEIAVHRAKSALEGALKPTHTEMSE; this is encoded by the exons ATGGATAATGATGAAGATCTGGAGACTCTGGGAGAGAAACTGTATGATCTGATATATCCTAAATACACTGAGATGACAGCTAAACTTACAG GCATGCTGCTGGAGTTACCTATTTCTGTTGTATCTCAGATGTTGTATGATGAagctctgctgaataaagcactgGAAAGAGCACTGACCGCTCTCACGTCATTGGACAGCAG TGAACCTGTGTCTCACACTGATGATGCGGCGTCTGTGTCCTCCGACTCTCTGGGTGAACAGCTGTTTGACCTCATTGACCTCTACAACACTGGACACACACAGAAAATAACAG GCATGTTATTGGAGCAGAAGAAGGGGGCGGTGATTCAGCTGCTGTCGGATCATTCGCTTCTCGAGGAACAAGTCAAGATCGCCTTAAAAACCTTGCAGGA GCAGGGTGACGAGGCGACAGATGTGAGTGACAGCTCTGATCCAGGGGAAGCGGAATCCATTG GGATGCTGCTGGAAATGGATTCTGAAACGCTGAAACAGATTCTGTCTGACCGGAGCATGTTGGAAATCGCAGTTCACAGAGCAAAAAGTGCACTG GAGGGCGCTTTGAAGCCAACACATACAGAAATGTCAGAATGA
- the LOC113097270 gene encoding uncharacterized protein LOC113097270 isoform X1 — translation MDNDEDLETLGEKLYDLIYPKYTEMTAKLTGMLLELPISVVSQMLYDEALLNKALERALTALTSLDSSEPVSHTDDAASVSSDSLGEQLFDLIDLYNTGHTQKITGMLLEQKKGAVIQLLSDHSLLEEQVKIALKTLQEQGDEATDVSDSSDPGEAESIGETLFNIVCQLDPTHCADITGMLLEMDSETLKQILSDRSMLEIAVHRAKSALEGALKPTHTEMSE, via the exons ATGGATAATGATGAAGATCTGGAGACTCTGGGAGAGAAACTGTATGATCTGATATATCCTAAATACACTGAGATGACAGCTAAACTTACAG GCATGCTGCTGGAGTTACCTATTTCTGTTGTATCTCAGATGTTGTATGATGAagctctgctgaataaagcactgGAAAGAGCACTGACCGCTCTCACGTCATTGGACAGCAG TGAACCTGTGTCTCACACTGATGATGCGGCGTCTGTGTCCTCCGACTCTCTGGGTGAACAGCTGTTTGACCTCATTGACCTCTACAACACTGGACACACACAGAAAATAACAG GCATGTTATTGGAGCAGAAGAAGGGGGCGGTGATTCAGCTGCTGTCGGATCATTCGCTTCTCGAGGAACAAGTCAAGATCGCCTTAAAAACCTTGCAGGA GCAGGGTGACGAGGCGACAGATGTGAGTGACAGCTCTGATCCAGGGGAAGCGGAATCCATTGGTGAGACGCTTTTCAATATTGTGTGCCAGTTAGACCCCACCCACTGCGCTGACATCACTG GGATGCTGCTGGAAATGGATTCTGAAACGCTGAAACAGATTCTGTCTGACCGGAGCATGTTGGAAATCGCAGTTCACAGAGCAAAAAGTGCACTG GAGGGCGCTTTGAAGCCAACACATACAGAAATGTCAGAATGA
- the LOC113097270 gene encoding polyadenylate-binding protein 4-like isoform X3 codes for MLYDEALLNKALERALTALTSLDSSEPVSHTDDAASVSSDSLGEQLFDLIDLYNTGHTQKITGMLLEQKKGAVIQLLSDHSLLEEQVKIALKTLQEQGDEATDVSDSSDPGEAESIGETLFNIVCQLDPTHCADITGMLLEMDSETLKQILSDRSMLEIAVHRAKSALEGALKPTHTEMSE; via the exons ATGTTGTATGATGAagctctgctgaataaagcactgGAAAGAGCACTGACCGCTCTCACGTCATTGGACAGCAG TGAACCTGTGTCTCACACTGATGATGCGGCGTCTGTGTCCTCCGACTCTCTGGGTGAACAGCTGTTTGACCTCATTGACCTCTACAACACTGGACACACACAGAAAATAACAG GCATGTTATTGGAGCAGAAGAAGGGGGCGGTGATTCAGCTGCTGTCGGATCATTCGCTTCTCGAGGAACAAGTCAAGATCGCCTTAAAAACCTTGCAGGA GCAGGGTGACGAGGCGACAGATGTGAGTGACAGCTCTGATCCAGGGGAAGCGGAATCCATTGGTGAGACGCTTTTCAATATTGTGTGCCAGTTAGACCCCACCCACTGCGCTGACATCACTG GGATGCTGCTGGAAATGGATTCTGAAACGCTGAAACAGATTCTGTCTGACCGGAGCATGTTGGAAATCGCAGTTCACAGAGCAAAAAGTGCACTG GAGGGCGCTTTGAAGCCAACACATACAGAAATGTCAGAATGA
- the LOC113097271 gene encoding 60S ribosomal protein L28-like, translated as MASPHLQWMVIRNTSSFLIKRNKQTYSTEPNNLKARNAFRFNGLIHRKTVGIEPAADGKGVVVILKKRAGQCKPATSYEKITINKNSRTTLASVRNIIRKNKYRKDLRMAALRRVSAILRSQKPVVVKKKRSRAPKSS; from the exons ATGGCATCGCCTCACCTGCAGTGGATGGTCATCAGGAACACCTCCAGTTTCCTAATCAAGAGGAACAAGCAGACCTACAGCACC GAGCCAAATAACCTGAAGGCCAGGAATGCTTTCCGCTTCAATGGCCTCATTCACCGCAAGACTGTTGGCATCGAGCCAGCCGCTGATGGTAAAGGTGTGGTCGTCATCCTGAAGAAACGTGCTG GTCAGTGTAAACCTGCCACCTCATATGAGAAGATCACCATCAACAAGAACTCTCGCACCACCCTCGCCAGCGTGAggaacatcatccgcaaaaataaatacaggaaAGACCTGCGCATG GCTGCTCTGAGACGCGTTAGTGCCATCCTGAGGAGTCAGAAGCCTGTGGTGGTGAAGAAGAAGCGCTCCAGGGCTCCCAAGAGTTCATAA